A stretch of DNA from Nitrospinota bacterium:
CATACTCTTCTTAGAGTAAGTCTCTTTACTATCTCTTCAAAATCCAAATCGATATATACAACCTTATCCAAATCTATACCTGCCTTCTTAAAAAACTTTTCCAAAGCCTCTGCCTGAGCTATTGTCCTTGGAAATCCATCCAATATAAATCCCTTTCTAAAATCTTCATCACTAAGTAAATCCTCTACTATATTGAATAGCAAATGATCAGGAACAAGGGCTCCTTTTTTCATATATTTTTTAACTTCTTCTCCCAAAGAAGTTTTTTTCTCTGACTGATTCCTTAAAACATCACCCATAGAAACCCATGGTATTTTAAATCTTTCAGACAGTTTTTTTGCCTGTGTCCCTTTTCCTGCCCCTGGGGGCCCAAAGAGGATCAGTCTCATACACACCATGCCTTTCCTTGGCATATAAAGTTCTTTCCTTTGTTACCCTCTTCTGCTCTTAATCCTCCCTTTTTTCATA
This window harbors:
- a CDS encoding adenylate kinase, with the protein product MPRKGMVCMRLILFGPPGAGKGTQAKKLSERFKIPWVSMGDVLRNQSEKKTSLGEEVKKYMKKGALVPDHLLFNIVEDLLSDEDFRKGFILDGFPRTIAQAEALEKFFKKAGIDLDKVVYIDLDFEEIVKRLTLRRVCKDCGSGFNLYFHPPLKKGVCDRCGGELIERLDDKREVIEERLKVYYNNTTPLVEYYEKKGKLLHISGKGGIEEIFDNISNSLSGMQ